The following coding sequences lie in one Beijerinckia indica subsp. indica ATCC 9039 genomic window:
- a CDS encoding uracil-DNA glycosylase — MTMHPFVRAVCDLQFENAFNPYTDRCVVYDRADAAQVRAAALEAMIESASTSPVDAIWVGRDLGYRGGRRTGLALTDEVHAGAHLSRWGLEVERPTVGAVVAERTAAIIWKMLAQIDARIFLWNVFPLHPHEPGEPFTNRTHNSKERRAGEEILALLIEVLRPRRIFAIGNDAAQAVGRIDGRLPVIAVRHPSYGGQAQFLKQIREAYMLQEREPNMPLLL, encoded by the coding sequence ATGACCATGCACCCCTTCGTGCGCGCAGTCTGCGACTTGCAGTTCGAAAATGCCTTCAATCCCTATACCGACCGCTGCGTCGTGTACGACCGCGCCGATGCCGCCCAGGTACGCGCGGCCGCGCTCGAGGCCATGATCGAAAGCGCGTCGACGTCGCCGGTCGACGCTATCTGGGTTGGGCGCGATCTCGGCTACCGCGGTGGCAGGCGTACCGGGCTCGCCCTCACCGACGAGGTGCATGCCGGTGCGCATCTGAGCCGTTGGGGCTTGGAAGTCGAACGACCCACAGTCGGCGCGGTGGTCGCCGAGCGTACGGCCGCGATCATCTGGAAGATGCTCGCGCAGATCGACGCGCGCATCTTCCTCTGGAACGTCTTCCCCCTCCATCCTCATGAACCCGGCGAACCCTTCACCAATCGGACGCATAATTCGAAAGAGCGGCGCGCCGGTGAGGAAATTCTCGCGTTGCTGATCGAAGTGCTGCGTCCGCGACGGATTTTCGCGATCGGTAACGATGCCGCACAAGCGGTTGGCCGTATCGATGGCCGTCTCCCGGTCATTGCGGTCCGGCATCCAAGTTACGGCGGGCAGGCGCAGTTTTTGAAGCAGATCCGCGAAGCCTATATGCTCCAGGAGCGCGAGCCGAATATGCCCTTACTACTTTAG
- a CDS encoding tyrosine-type recombinase/integrase, with translation MRKSALPLPEKPLEAGTVPRLDALASILPGERREGLATQLTDEDVATLKHLVEIGMGANTLRALASDCAYLEAWAQAATGSPLPWPVPEALVLKFLAHHLWDPIRREIDPEHGMPEGVSAALRASGQLRVEGPHAPATVERRLASWRTLHRWRGLEGPFTSPTLRSAWRLAVRANPRPRQRKSAKAVTKDVLTELLKTCHGGRLVDLRDRALLLVAFASGGRRRSEVAGLRVEQLHEEAPVPADPLDPMSPRLPCLSIQLGRTKTSDADEDARVLLVGSPVEALRAWMKVAAITKGALFRPIDCWDNVAPCALTPQAVNQILKQRCAKAGLDPRLFSAHGLRSGYLTEAGRAGVSLPEAMQQSQHRSIQQAARYYNDAERRLGKAARILE, from the coding sequence ATGAGAAAATCCGCCCTGCCCTTGCCGGAAAAACCTCTCGAGGCCGGGACAGTTCCGCGGCTCGATGCTCTGGCGTCGATCCTGCCCGGCGAGCGGCGGGAGGGCCTGGCCACCCAGCTGACCGACGAGGATGTCGCGACCCTCAAGCATCTCGTCGAGATCGGGATGGGCGCCAACACCCTGCGGGCGCTCGCCTCCGATTGTGCCTATCTCGAAGCCTGGGCGCAGGCGGCGACGGGCTCTCCCCTGCCGTGGCCGGTCCCCGAAGCCCTGGTCCTGAAATTCCTGGCGCATCATCTGTGGGATCCGATCCGGCGCGAGATCGATCCCGAGCACGGCATGCCGGAGGGAGTGTCTGCAGCCTTGCGCGCTTCTGGACAGCTGCGGGTCGAAGGGCCGCATGCGCCCGCGACGGTCGAGCGGCGGCTCGCCAGCTGGCGCACTCTGCACCGCTGGCGCGGTCTCGAGGGACCGTTTACCTCCCCCACCCTGCGCTCGGCCTGGCGGCTCGCCGTGCGGGCTAATCCGCGGCCGCGCCAGCGCAAGAGCGCCAAGGCGGTCACCAAGGATGTGCTCACCGAACTGTTGAAGACCTGCCATGGCGGGAGGCTGGTCGATCTCCGCGATCGGGCTTTGCTTCTTGTAGCCTTCGCCTCGGGCGGGCGGCGGCGCAGCGAAGTGGCGGGTCTGCGCGTCGAGCAGCTGCACGAGGAAGCGCCCGTGCCGGCGGATCCCCTGGACCCCATGTCTCCCCGCCTGCCCTGCCTGTCGATTCAACTCGGTCGCACAAAGACCAGCGATGCCGATGAGGATGCCCGCGTCCTGCTGGTCGGCTCTCCGGTCGAGGCCTTGCGCGCCTGGATGAAAGTAGCTGCCATCACCAAAGGCGCCCTGTTCCGGCCGATCGACTGCTGGGACAATGTCGCCCCTTGTGCCCTGACCCCGCAGGCGGTCAACCAGATCCTCAAGCAGCGCTGCGCCAAGGCCGGGCTCGACCCCAGACTGTTCTCCGCGCATGGGCTGCGCTCCGGCTATCTCACCGAGGCGGGCAGGGCCGGGGTCTCCCTGCCCGAAGCCATGCAGCAGTCACAGCATCGCTCGATCCAGCAGGCCGCCCGCTATTATAACGATGCCGAACGCCGGTTGGGGAAAGCGGCGAGGATCCTGGAGTGA
- a CDS encoding sensor histidine kinase, translating to MLRLSLAARLSMIVIIVLMAVWLAALASFYRSRLSSDQYTQPKAQQIAAIVNLVEGVHPEQRPLILDAVTSSILEIKLETGQTQMRQKPASLPNQQLFDNALLQNYIDALGEHPFTITSVRKTTEKWRLLRFSWMIPNALEFRITLKTGDLLIIDAQSPLAMTRLGWPVGFGAGLLGTLVALVALILMYRETRPLSRLAAAVDRMDLIDTPVVLPKARTSALEVQALIAAFNRLQNRLAQLLRARMAMLGGISHDVRTFATRLRLRVEQIPEGTERDRAIGDIADMIRLLDDALLASRAGAGEFSEELVELDQIVRSEVEDRKAAGASIDLSISRGAVGIPVLGDRLALRRIVSNLADNALQYGHSAYLTVEIEAQTLVLSVDDEGAGIPSELSEILLEPFVRLETSRNRRTGGAGLGLAIVRTLIEAHSGTISIGAAPTGGARFIVRLPIFTVSSIKSKY from the coding sequence ATGCTCCGGCTGAGCCTTGCTGCTCGCCTCTCGATGATTGTCATCATTGTCCTGATGGCCGTCTGGCTTGCGGCATTGGCCAGTTTCTATCGATCACGCTTGTCGAGCGATCAATATACGCAACCCAAAGCGCAGCAAATTGCGGCCATAGTAAATCTCGTCGAAGGCGTGCACCCTGAACAAAGGCCTTTGATCCTTGATGCTGTCACATCGAGTATTCTAGAGATCAAGCTGGAAACTGGGCAAACGCAAATGCGACAAAAGCCAGCCAGTTTGCCTAACCAGCAGCTTTTCGATAATGCTCTGTTACAGAATTACATAGATGCGTTGGGTGAGCACCCTTTCACGATCACCTCGGTACGCAAGACCACAGAGAAATGGCGCTTGCTGCGCTTTTCCTGGATGATTCCGAATGCGCTGGAATTTCGGATCACCTTGAAAACAGGCGATCTCTTGATAATCGATGCACAAAGCCCTCTAGCCATGACCCGGCTTGGCTGGCCGGTCGGTTTTGGCGCCGGCTTGCTTGGAACCTTAGTTGCTCTTGTCGCACTCATCCTCATGTATCGGGAAACACGGCCTCTGTCACGTCTTGCTGCCGCCGTGGACCGTATGGATCTGATCGACACACCTGTGGTCCTACCCAAGGCACGCACCTCGGCATTGGAAGTCCAGGCGCTTATTGCGGCTTTCAACCGACTGCAGAACCGTCTGGCGCAACTCCTGCGCGCCCGTATGGCGATGCTCGGAGGCATTTCGCACGACGTTCGCACCTTCGCGACACGACTGCGCCTGCGGGTCGAACAGATCCCGGAGGGCACGGAACGGGATCGGGCAATCGGGGATATTGCAGATATGATCCGTCTTCTGGATGATGCGCTTCTCGCAAGCCGCGCCGGAGCCGGCGAATTCTCAGAAGAGCTTGTCGAATTGGACCAAATCGTGCGTTCCGAAGTTGAGGACAGGAAAGCGGCGGGCGCCTCAATTGACCTTTCTATCAGCAGGGGCGCGGTTGGCATTCCCGTTCTGGGCGACCGCCTGGCACTTCGGCGTATTGTTTCGAACCTTGCCGATAATGCCTTGCAATATGGTCATAGCGCGTATCTCACTGTCGAGATCGAGGCGCAAACACTTGTCCTGAGCGTAGACGACGAAGGAGCTGGCATTCCATCTGAACTATCCGAGATCCTTCTTGAACCCTTCGTGAGACTGGAGACTTCACGCAATCGGCGCACAGGTGGCGCAGGCCTCGGACTTGCCATTGTTCGAACACTTATTGAGGCCCATAGCGGAACGATCTCTATTGGTGCGGCTCCAACGGGAGGTGCTCGATTCATCGTACGGCTGCCGATATTCACCGTATCCTCAATAAAATCAAAGTATTGA
- a CDS encoding nucleoside triphosphate pyrophosphohydrolase family protein, whose translation MLRDYVAAIDGTDVLGSNDLEPVLLGLYGEVGGIMSAAKKHVREGAAFPGFRKAAEEEFGDTLWYFAALCQRLGFSLEDIFTEASRASAYKHVAAASDYSHGAMAQIILPKESVQLDSALFELGRAATALLGAAPAKEDLIRFVGHYLEALHGAELNFSTVVRANIRKTRGAFLLPEPSSLPDFDKDFEAEEQLPRRFRIKVSQRASGRTYLQWNDVFIGDPLTDNIADRDGYRFHDVFHFAHAAILHWSPVMRALIKQKRKSKRDYDEEQDSGRAIVVEEGLTAWIFSRAKELNFFENQSRISFGVLKTIGDFVAGYEVAECPPKLWERAILDGYAIFRQMRDAQGGWIVGDREARTISYEPLEEPV comes from the coding sequence ATGCTTCGCGACTATGTCGCCGCAATCGACGGCACCGACGTCCTCGGGAGCAACGATCTCGAACCTGTCCTTCTCGGACTTTATGGCGAGGTCGGCGGTATTATGTCCGCCGCCAAGAAACATGTTCGCGAGGGCGCGGCCTTTCCCGGCTTCCGGAAGGCCGCCGAAGAGGAGTTCGGCGATACCCTTTGGTATTTCGCTGCGCTTTGCCAGCGGCTCGGTTTCTCGCTCGAGGATATCTTCACCGAAGCGAGCCGGGCGAGCGCCTACAAACATGTCGCCGCTGCGAGCGATTACAGCCATGGCGCCATGGCCCAGATCATTCTCCCCAAGGAATCGGTGCAACTCGACTCGGCTCTGTTCGAGCTTGGGCGTGCCGCGACCGCGCTCCTTGGGGCCGCTCCCGCCAAGGAAGACCTTATTCGCTTTGTGGGCCATTACCTTGAGGCGCTGCACGGGGCGGAGCTGAATTTCTCGACGGTCGTGCGCGCGAATATTCGTAAGACCCGAGGTGCGTTTCTATTGCCCGAGCCTTCGAGCCTCCCCGATTTCGACAAGGATTTCGAAGCCGAGGAGCAGTTGCCGCGAAGGTTTCGGATCAAGGTCAGCCAGCGTGCGAGCGGTCGGACCTATCTGCAATGGAACGATGTCTTCATCGGCGATCCCCTCACCGACAATATTGCCGATCGCGATGGATACCGGTTTCACGACGTCTTTCATTTTGCCCATGCGGCGATCCTCCACTGGTCTCCGGTCATGCGGGCGCTGATCAAGCAGAAGCGCAAGAGCAAGAGGGATTATGACGAGGAGCAGGATAGCGGCCGTGCAATCGTCGTGGAGGAAGGGCTTACGGCCTGGATATTCTCTCGCGCGAAAGAACTGAATTTCTTTGAAAATCAGTCGCGCATCTCGTTCGGTGTTCTGAAGACGATTGGCGACTTCGTAGCAGGTTACGAAGTCGCGGAGTGCCCGCCCAAATTATGGGAACGCGCCATTCTAGACGGCTACGCCATTTTCAGGCAGATGCGCGATGCGCAAGGCGGCTGGATCGTGGGCGACCGGGAAGCACGTACTATCTCGTACGAGCCTCTTGAGGAACCGGTATGA
- a CDS encoding toll/interleukin-1 receptor domain-containing protein, with the protein MEVADQFGMTIPDDLAVRSAADAGNRNATASIAALYFGGDPAVDAGLVDELEAACVPIVPVVPEGGKVSTTIPAELQAINAFFIAPSDAGLYALAALALECLGLLRRQRRVFVSYRRDDSRTLAVQLHDELSGRGFDVFLDTHDILPGDVFQELLWHRLADCDVVIMLDTKDYFGSKWTKQELGRSLAQGIQILRVIWPGHTPTRHLSLSDAMQLTDADFDPGGQLVARRIDEVVRRTESLRSRSVASRHREIAGSLRVQVERIGGKFEGIGAHRAMALTLPNGLAIQAYPVVGVPTAELLNDVHDKALAAKHGRFPCLAYDHHGIRPAWRSHLEWLDKQVKEVRALRVFDAAWELAEWDS; encoded by the coding sequence ATGGAAGTCGCCGACCAGTTCGGCATGACGATTCCAGACGATCTCGCCGTGCGCTCGGCCGCAGACGCGGGAAACCGGAACGCCACGGCATCGATCGCAGCACTCTACTTCGGAGGTGACCCTGCAGTGGACGCAGGTCTCGTCGACGAGCTTGAGGCCGCCTGCGTCCCGATCGTGCCTGTCGTCCCCGAGGGCGGGAAAGTGTCGACGACGATCCCGGCCGAACTCCAAGCTATCAACGCCTTCTTTATCGCCCCCTCGGATGCCGGTCTGTACGCGCTCGCCGCGCTGGCGCTCGAGTGCCTCGGGCTACTCCGTCGGCAGCGGCGCGTATTCGTCAGCTACCGGCGTGACGACTCCCGGACATTGGCGGTGCAATTGCACGACGAACTCAGCGGACGCGGCTTCGACGTCTTCCTCGACACGCACGACATCCTACCCGGTGACGTCTTCCAGGAACTGCTGTGGCATCGGCTGGCCGACTGCGACGTCGTTATCATGCTCGACACCAAGGACTACTTCGGCAGCAAGTGGACCAAGCAGGAACTCGGGCGAAGTTTGGCCCAAGGCATCCAGATCCTGAGGGTCATCTGGCCGGGTCACACGCCAACGCGCCATCTTAGCCTCAGCGACGCCATGCAACTGACCGATGCGGACTTCGACCCAGGGGGTCAGCTCGTCGCGCGCCGGATAGACGAGGTCGTGCGGCGTACGGAGAGCCTACGCAGCCGCAGCGTGGCGTCGCGCCACCGTGAGATCGCTGGCTCGCTGCGTGTCCAAGTCGAGCGGATCGGCGGTAAATTCGAGGGCATAGGCGCCCACCGCGCCATGGCACTCACGCTGCCGAACGGACTTGCGATCCAGGCCTACCCGGTGGTCGGTGTGCCGACGGCCGAGCTCCTGAACGACGTTCACGATAAAGCACTCGCAGCCAAGCACGGCCGGTTCCCCTGCCTCGCGTATGACCACCACGGCATCAGACCGGCGTGGCGATCGCACCTCGAATGGCTCGATAAGCAGGTCAAGGAGGTGCGCGCCCTCAGGGTGTTCGATGCAGCATGGGAGCTCGCCGAATGGGACAGCTGA
- a CDS encoding DUF4410 domain-containing protein, protein MTTKTFARSIYHGTRYSVLILAGFGAACLGAENVRAYSLPTKVKFQHQVIYVIDFELQPNSIKSESLFSNLQVHTFMEQAKAKSLPSLMSNAIVNDLTNKGMEAYRLPAGTPLPKNGLLVSGTFLQINEGNRLQRAIIGFGAGHTHLQVEINLSDLSRNKVSTEVYKMQIDASSGKLPGAIITPHPYAAAAKYFFAGHDLDRNIMHGASKIAEDILAHMDVKLANRKAEIQ, encoded by the coding sequence ATGACCACAAAAACATTTGCGAGATCAATCTATCACGGAACGAGATACAGCGTGTTAATATTGGCTGGTTTTGGCGCGGCGTGTTTGGGGGCGGAAAATGTCCGAGCTTATAGTCTCCCGACAAAAGTCAAATTTCAGCACCAAGTCATTTACGTTATCGATTTTGAACTACAGCCAAACAGTATTAAATCAGAAAGTCTTTTCTCTAATTTGCAGGTACATACTTTCATGGAGCAAGCAAAAGCCAAGTCTTTACCCAGTCTGATGAGCAATGCAATCGTCAACGATCTTACCAATAAAGGAATGGAAGCTTATCGGTTGCCCGCTGGGACGCCTTTGCCTAAGAATGGCCTGCTGGTTAGCGGTACTTTTTTACAGATCAATGAAGGCAATAGGCTACAGCGGGCGATCATCGGTTTCGGTGCGGGTCATACGCATTTGCAGGTAGAAATCAACCTCTCAGACCTTTCAAGGAATAAAGTGTCTACGGAAGTGTATAAAATGCAAATCGACGCTTCTAGCGGAAAGTTACCTGGCGCGATCATTACGCCTCATCCCTATGCTGCCGCAGCGAAGTATTTTTTTGCAGGACACGATCTAGATCGTAATATTATGCATGGTGCGTCCAAAATCGCTGAAGATATACTTGCTCATATGGATGTTAAGCTAGCTAATCGCAAGGCAGAGATACAATGA
- a CDS encoding TIR domain-containing protein, translated as MPETKNVFISHVHKDDAGLKKLKDLLEPKGMGIRDSSIHTGKFNNASDENYIKTQILAPAINWAGVFICYVSPETKDSDWVNWEIEYAAKQGKRIVGVWEHGQKECELPSALEEYADAVVGWNGDAIIDAINGKDGWEKPDGGPCDTVPLKKHPC; from the coding sequence ATGCCAGAGACGAAAAACGTCTTCATTAGTCACGTGCACAAAGATGATGCGGGGCTGAAGAAATTGAAAGATCTCTTGGAGCCAAAAGGGATGGGAATACGGGACTCGTCCATTCACACGGGCAAATTCAACAATGCGTCCGACGAGAATTACATCAAGACTCAGATACTAGCTCCCGCCATCAATTGGGCGGGCGTATTCATCTGTTATGTGTCACCAGAGACAAAAGACAGCGACTGGGTCAATTGGGAAATCGAATATGCCGCCAAGCAGGGCAAGCGTATCGTCGGCGTCTGGGAGCATGGCCAGAAGGAATGCGAATTGCCGTCGGCGCTCGAGGAATATGCTGACGCCGTCGTAGGCTGGAACGGCGATGCGATCATCGATGCGATCAACGGCAAGGATGGTTGGGAAAAACCCGACGGTGGTCCCTGCGACACGGTTCCGCTCAAGAAGCATCCCTGCTGA
- a CDS encoding sterol desaturase family protein, producing MSRLAHREKATHDLAESASSLCIAVGNNLIRPLEAGLISMPFIFVYDHRLIDFASTTSISIGILFLATEFQYYWQHRCAHRIRWMWATHAVHHSPTKINLTAAIRLGWTSNLSGNFLFFLPLAWIGFHPVAIAAMLGSNLLYQFFIHTELAPRLGPLEWVLNTPAHHRVHHASNSSCLDKNYGGVLILFDRLFGTFAEAPTDEALRYGLHGSARTLNPFHTAFDEWVTLAHDLKHAPSFIAKLRVLFSPPGSAPSWRSSTHDRGAEVTTSPTSSCIIAGE from the coding sequence GTGAGTCGCCTCGCACATCGTGAAAAGGCGACCCATGACCTTGCCGAAAGCGCTTCGTCATTGTGCATAGCGGTTGGCAACAACCTGATCCGCCCGCTCGAAGCGGGCCTCATCAGCATGCCTTTCATTTTTGTCTATGATCATCGGCTCATCGATTTCGCATCAACGACTTCGATCAGCATCGGCATTCTCTTCCTTGCAACTGAATTCCAATATTATTGGCAGCATCGCTGCGCGCATCGCATCCGCTGGATGTGGGCGACACATGCCGTGCATCACTCACCGACCAAAATCAATCTGACGGCCGCTATCCGGCTTGGGTGGACGAGCAACCTATCCGGCAATTTCCTGTTCTTCCTCCCTCTCGCCTGGATCGGCTTCCATCCCGTTGCTATTGCCGCAATGCTCGGCAGCAATCTTCTCTATCAGTTCTTCATTCATACAGAGCTTGCGCCGCGGCTCGGACCGCTCGAATGGGTGCTGAATACACCGGCGCATCATCGCGTGCACCATGCCTCAAACTCCTCCTGCCTCGATAAAAATTATGGAGGCGTCCTGATCCTTTTTGACCGCTTATTCGGCACCTTTGCCGAGGCGCCAACGGACGAAGCCCTGCGCTATGGCCTCCATGGCAGCGCGCGGACCCTCAATCCCTTTCACACCGCCTTTGATGAATGGGTGACACTCGCTCACGACCTGAAGCACGCTCCCTCATTCATAGCCAAGCTCCGTGTGCTTTTCTCGCCACCCGGATCAGCTCCCTCTTGGCGCTCCTCAACCCACGACAGGGGAGCAGAAGTCACAACCAGCCCCACATCCAGTTGCATTATTGCAGGAGAATAA
- a CDS encoding cysteine rich repeat-containing protein, whose amino-acid sequence MITLNHRPFITAAALLAVFAARPNAALAQMPAQAQALQQICRGDYTRLCSGVQPGGGRILTCLQSHLGELTSACQKALTKAPGANALPK is encoded by the coding sequence ATGATCACACTCAACCATCGGCCCTTTATCACCGCGGCAGCTCTGTTGGCCGTTTTTGCGGCAAGACCAAATGCAGCTCTGGCACAGATGCCGGCCCAAGCACAGGCTTTACAACAAATCTGCCGCGGAGATTACACGCGGCTTTGTTCCGGAGTGCAGCCTGGCGGCGGGAGGATCCTGACTTGTCTGCAGAGCCACTTGGGAGAACTGACATCAGCCTGCCAGAAGGCTTTGACAAAGGCCCCTGGCGCAAATGCTTTGCCAAAGTAA
- a CDS encoding type II toxin-antitoxin system VapC family toxin, producing the protein MVFVVDASIAAAWFLPDEQSEASDQVMAALGKEAGCVPGLFWFETRNLFLTAERRGRLRAGEALLSMQQLRALPLREEPVDQDAFVLSLAQRRSLSGYDASYLALALAQTLPLATTDQKLAAAARAEEVPVLGPLASS; encoded by the coding sequence ATGGTCTTCGTCGTCGATGCCTCGATCGCCGCCGCCTGGTTCCTGCCGGATGAACAGTCGGAGGCCTCCGATCAAGTGATGGCCGCTCTCGGCAAAGAGGCTGGCTGCGTTCCCGGCCTGTTCTGGTTCGAGACGCGCAATCTGTTCCTGACGGCGGAACGGCGTGGGCGTCTGCGGGCGGGCGAAGCGCTCCTCTCCATGCAACAGCTGCGCGCCCTGCCGCTGCGGGAGGAACCTGTCGATCAGGATGCCTTTGTCCTCTCCCTGGCGCAGCGCCGTAGTCTGTCCGGCTATGATGCCAGCTATCTCGCGCTGGCGCTGGCGCAGACCCTTCCCCTGGCAACCACCGATCAGAAGCTCGCCGCGGCCGCGAGAGCCGAGGAGGTGCCGGTGCTCGGGCCTTTGGCGTCCTCATGA
- a CDS encoding RHE_PE00001 family protein — MMDWQTLPWPQLIGPLIAAEDALARLDSRLAASPIRDGWIARMDVLEACASISLDGGLVDLADLVLRDANMDSAPSSEVLTRAEQVLAARRRIAKARPRWALSPEGLASLTGRSGDPERVSQTESRDGEGDREAGQGDETEEVWASPFAALDAAMARVTQRLAQVEAGLKPVLSATAADRVLAPWLAVQKTTEACPPTLAAAIAYEAWVDLRPLPQQDWLGRLLAASSLRCRGKTETHLVCFNVGLRALPPLLIRPKITADRLARTLDAFTAAARKGLVDHDRWLTARELFLRKTEGRRSTSHLAALVDLVLRRPVVSSDLIAKELKITPRAAQTLVATLGLRELTGRGRYRAWGIV, encoded by the coding sequence ATGATGGATTGGCAGACCTTGCCCTGGCCGCAGCTCATCGGCCCGCTCATCGCGGCTGAAGATGCTTTGGCGCGCCTCGACAGTCGCCTCGCCGCTAGCCCGATCCGCGACGGCTGGATCGCCCGCATGGATGTCCTGGAGGCTTGCGCCAGTATCAGTCTCGATGGCGGCCTCGTCGACCTCGCCGATCTCGTCCTGCGCGACGCGAACATGGACAGCGCGCCTTCGAGCGAGGTTTTGACCCGGGCGGAACAGGTTCTTGCCGCGCGCCGCCGCATCGCCAAAGCCCGGCCGCGCTGGGCTTTGAGCCCCGAGGGGCTGGCCAGCCTGACGGGGCGGTCAGGGGATCCAGAGCGGGTCTCGCAGACGGAGAGCCGGGACGGGGAAGGCGATAGGGAAGCAGGGCAGGGGGACGAGACGGAGGAGGTCTGGGCCAGTCCGTTCGCCGCGCTCGATGCGGCGATGGCCCGGGTCACCCAGCGCCTGGCCCAAGTGGAGGCCGGCCTCAAGCCGGTTTTATCAGCGACGGCGGCCGACAGGGTGCTGGCACCCTGGCTTGCGGTCCAAAAAACCACGGAGGCGTGTCCGCCGACGCTCGCCGCGGCGATCGCCTATGAAGCCTGGGTGGACCTGCGCCCCTTGCCGCAACAGGACTGGCTCGGCCGCCTGCTGGCCGCATCCTCGCTGCGGTGCCGGGGCAAGACGGAAACCCATCTCGTCTGTTTCAATGTCGGCTTGCGGGCCTTGCCGCCGCTCCTGATCCGGCCAAAAATTACGGCGGATCGGCTCGCCCGTACGCTCGACGCCTTCACTGCTGCCGCCCGCAAGGGCCTGGTCGATCACGACCGCTGGCTCACCGCCCGGGAGCTTTTCCTGCGCAAGACCGAGGGGCGCCGCTCGACCTCGCATCTCGCCGCCCTCGTTGATCTCGTTCTCCGCCGGCCCGTGGTGTCGAGCGATCTCATCGCGAAAGAATTGAAGATCACGCCGCGTGCCGCCCAGACCCTCGTGGCGACACTCGGATTGCGTGAACTAACGGGGCGGGGGCGGTATCGCGCCTGGGGGATCGTGTAG
- a CDS encoding response regulator: MTTLLIVEDDPDIRQLIGELMRNEGFHIEEAENAAAMDATMTRIRPDLLILDLMLPGEDGLSICRRIRTHSIMPILMLTAKSDEIDRVVGLEMGADDYLVKPFGPRELLARVRALLRRAAALSPVMSSRRFAFDRFIIDLDARQVTDDKGLALTFTSAEFDLLACFVQRPRRVLTRDQILNQIRGRITDPFDRTVDMLISRIRRKLDAACPGSNLISTIRNGGYLFTAPVKPAPQCSG; encoded by the coding sequence ATGACCACACTTCTGATTGTCGAAGACGATCCGGATATTCGTCAGCTGATCGGCGAATTGATGCGCAATGAAGGCTTCCATATCGAGGAAGCAGAGAATGCTGCCGCCATGGACGCGACCATGACCCGCATACGGCCCGATCTCTTGATCCTCGATCTGATGCTTCCCGGTGAAGACGGCTTGTCAATATGCCGTCGCATCCGGACCCATAGCATAATGCCGATCCTGATGCTGACGGCCAAAAGCGACGAGATCGACCGGGTCGTTGGGCTCGAAATGGGTGCCGACGATTATCTGGTAAAACCTTTTGGGCCACGTGAACTCCTTGCCCGTGTTCGTGCCCTGCTTCGACGAGCGGCAGCCCTGTCACCTGTCATGTCATCGCGGCGTTTCGCCTTCGACCGATTCATTATTGACCTGGACGCACGGCAGGTAACCGACGACAAAGGCTTGGCACTTACATTCACCAGCGCAGAATTCGATCTTCTCGCCTGCTTTGTGCAAAGACCCCGCCGGGTACTCACACGTGATCAGATTCTCAACCAGATACGTGGGCGCATCACGGATCCATTCGATCGCACAGTCGACATGCTGATCTCACGCATTCGGCGGAAGCTCGATGCGGCATGCCCTGGCTCCAATTTGATCAGCACGATACGCAACGGAGGCTATCTTTTCACAGCTCCTGTCAAACCGGCACCGCAATGCTCCGGCTGA
- a CDS encoding type II toxin-antitoxin system Phd/YefM family antitoxin: MTITVKIGEAKTHLSDLLAKVEAGEEVIIARGPEPIARLTRFRPEKSVETVIAEIKAARAHRAKTTPEEIHAWRDEGRRF, from the coding sequence ATGACCATCACCGTCAAGATCGGGGAAGCCAAGACCCATCTGTCCGACCTCCTCGCCAAAGTCGAGGCCGGTGAGGAGGTGATCATCGCCCGCGGCCCCGAGCCGATTGCCCGGCTGACGCGCTTTCGGCCGGAAAAAAGCGTCGAGACGGTGATCGCCGAAATCAAGGCCGCCCGCGCGCATCGGGCGAAAACCACCCCCGAGGAAATCCACGCCTGGCGCGACGAAGGCCGGCGTTTCTGA